The Tautonia plasticadhaerens nucleotide sequence GTTTGGCACCTCGATGTCGGCTCATCGCATCCTGGGGCTGGAGAAGGTCCCAAGGGTTCGGCTGTTCGCCGATGAAAGCGGTACGCGAGCTGGGTTCAGACCGTCGTGAGACAGGTCGGTCCCTATCTGCCGCGGGCGGAGGAGACTTGAGGGGATTCTCCCCTAGTACGAGAGGATTGGGGAGGACCGACCTCTGGTGTTCCGGCTGTCGCGCTAGCGGCATCGCCGGGTAGCCAGGTCGGGAACGGATAAGCGCTGAAGGCATCTAAGCGCGAAGCCGGCCCCGAGACGAGGTCTCCGGCACCACACGGTGCGAAGGCTCCTGGGAGACCACCAGGTCGATAGGCCGGGAGTGCACGGCGGGCGACCGCCGCAGCCGACCGGTCCTAAGAGCCGAGCGGCTTGACCACCCCGACCCGCCCCCGCCGCCCCACGCGGCGACCGGGCGGGCCCGGCGTGGCCCAATCGCGCAACACCCCCGCGTTTCACCGCACGACCCCGACGCGTCGACCCCGACGCATCCCGACGGGTCCGCGTCCCCTGGTCGACAGTTCTCCGCGACCTGATTGATTGTTGCGTCCCCCACCCCCCGGGTCGGGGCGGCCTGCAGGGCCCACGCGGCCGCCGCGTCTCGCAGTCGACGCGACGGCCGCCTCCCCGGCGACCACACCCGCGAGGCCACACCCGTTCCCATCCCGAACACGGCCGTTAAGCTCGCGGGGCCCATGATAGTGCTCCGGCGCGAAAGTCGGTCATCGCCGGGTCCCACACCGCGACGCCCCGCATCAACCCACGTTGATGCGGGGCGTCCGCGTTTTTCTGGTCCGTTCAATTTCCGGAAACGGACGATTGCGGCCGCTTCGCGTCCCGCAACTGGGTGAGGAGTTTGCGCTGCGAATCGGTCAGTACCGATTCACATTCTTCCATCTCTCTCCGCTTCATCTCCTCGATCTGGCGTTCGAGCTCCGAAAGCTCCGCTCGATATCGCCCCCTGAGGGCGTAGATATCGGCCTTCTGCTGGTCGGAAAGTCCGACCTGACCGAAGTAACTCGGCACGCGCCGATACGGCGGGAAGGTCTTCTCCGACCCGTTCGTGCCCGGGGTAATCGGGGGTGACGGGGTCGGCTCGTCCTGGGCATGACCGGACATGCCAGCGAGGAGCGCCGAGCCTGCGAGCAAGGCGGTCGCGCACGTCGAACGGAACGATTTCATCGTCGTGGGTGCTCCACGGCCTCGTGGTCGATTCGTTGTCGTCGAACTGTCGATCGGGGCGGTCGTCCGCATCCTCTTCATCAAGGAGGCGTACGTGTCGTCCCCCATGCATGGGGACGTCGCGATGATACCCCTCTCACGCCGCGGACGCAACGGTTCAACCCGCGGGCTGCCTCCGGACGTTTCCGGAATGCGTCGCCGATCGGGCCGGGCTAGAAGTCGGCGTTGCCGGGGGTCCGTGGGAAGGGGATGACATCCCGGATATTGGCCATGCCGGTGACGTACTGGATCGTCCGCTCGAAGCCGAGGCCGAACCCCGCGTGGGGCACGGTGCCGTAGCGGCGGAGGTCGCGGTACCAGGAGTAAGCGTCCCGGTCGAGGCTCGACTCGTCGAGCCGGGCGTCGAGCACGTCGAGTCGCTCCTCGCGCTGGCTGCCGCCGATGATCTCGCCGATGCCGGGGGCGAGCACGTCCATCGCGGCCACGGTGCGGCCGTCGTCGTTCAGCCTCATGTAGAAGGCCTTGATCTCCTTCGGGTAATTCATCACCACGACGGGTCGGCCGACGTGTTCCTCGGTCAGGTAGCGCTCGTGCTCCGACTGCAGGTCGGCGCCCCAGGAGACGGGGAACTCGAACCGCTTGCCCCGGTCGATCGCGGCCTCGAGGGTCTTGATGGCGTCGCCGTAGTCCATGCGTTCGAAGCTGGATTCGACGAACGACTCGACGCGCCGGACGCAGTCCTTGTCGATCCGGTCGGCGAAGAAGGCCATGTCGTCGCCGCGTTCGTCGAGTAGGGTGCGGAGGATGGACTTGAGGAAGTCCTCGGCGAGGTCGGCGTCGTCGTCCAGGTCGGCGAAGGCGATCTCGGGTTCGATCATCCAGAACTCGGCCAGGTGCCGCGTCGTGTTCGAGTTCTCGGCGCGGAAGGTGGGGCCGAAGGTGTAGACCTTGCTCAGGGCCAGGCAATAGGCCTCGACGTTGAGCTGGCCGGAGACGGTCAGGTAGCTCGGCCTGCCGAAGAAGTCCGCCGAGGAGTCGATGCCGCCCCCTTCGAGCCTGGGCGGGTTCGCCAGGTCCAGGGTCGAGACGCGGAACATGGCCCCGGCCCCTTCGGCGTCGCTGGCGGTGATGATCGGCGTGTGGATCCAGAAGAAGCCGTGGTCGTGGAAGTAGCTGTGGACGGCCATCGACAGGGCGTGCCGTACCCGGGCCACGGCCCCGAAGGTATTGGTCCGGGGACGGAGGTGGGCCACGGTCCTCAGGTACTCGAACGTGTGCCGCTTGGCCGAGACGGGGTAGGTGTCCGGGTCGTCGACCCGGCCGACGACCTCGACGCGATGGGCCTTCACCTCCACCGACTGTCCCTTGCCCTGCGAGGGCACGAGCTTCCCCTCGACGGCCACGGCGCAGCCGGTGGTCAGGTGGGCGACCTGCTCCTGGTAGTTGGGCAGGCTCGCCTCGGCGACGACCTGGATCGGGTCGAAGCCGGAGCCGTCGTTCACCTGGAGGAACGAGAGGCCCGCCTTGGAGTCGCGCCTCGTGCGGATCCAGCCCTCGATGGTGACGGTCGAGCCGAGGGGGACGTCGCCGGCCAGGAGGCTTCGGATCGAGGTGGTGGGCATGGTGAATGGGGTCGGATGGCGTCGGGTCGGGTGGAAGGGCCCATTATCCCCCGGGCCGCTCCGGCTGTCCATCGCCGCGGGAACCCCGGTCCTGTCCCGACGGCGGCGGGCGCGCGATGATCGGGGCGGCGATGAACGCGGCCGAGGGTCCGTAGGCCCGCGAGTCGACCGTCGCGAACGGAGGATCAGCCGATGGCCAGCGCACCCTCCCCGAATGGCCTCCCGCCCGACGACGGGCGCGACCACCTGACCAGGCCGCCGGACGCGACGCTCTCGGCCTGGGAGGTCGCCTTCGGCGGCGTCGCGCTGGTCTCCTGGTTCGCCTGCTTCGCGCTGGGCTCGTTCGTGAGCTCCTCCTCGTATCGCGCCCGGCTGCTGGGGGGCATCGAATCCCCCCCCGAATTCGTCCGGGTGGCCCTCATCGTGATCATGAGTTACACGCTCACGAACATCTTCTTCCTGGTGAGCGTTTCCTCGGCCCTTGGCTGCATGCTCTGCCGCTGGCGGGTCGCCGGCCGGATCCGTTCGGGCGACGGCCGGTCGGAAACGGCCGGGGCCGGGACGTTCGAGTATCCGGCCGCCCGGGTCTACCTGGCCTGCTTCCTGCGGGGCTTCCTGCTCTACCTGATGGCGATCTCCGGCCTGCTCGTCCTGTCGACCGAGCAGTCGGTCGAGCAGACGACGCAGGTCCAGTACATCCGGATTGGCGGCCTGATCTCGGCCATCGGCTTCGCCTCGGGATTCGACCCGAACCTGATCCTGAAGCTGATGGGACGGCTGACGGACTTCGTGAACCAGCCGATCCGGGGCGGTTGATCGGCCGGTCGCCGGTCACCCGGGATGTACCCGGGGCGGGTCGGCGTCCTCGTCCCGTTGGGATTCGTGGGGGATCGGTCCCCGGGGGGAGGCCCACCCGGGCGCCGTCGCCCCGCCGGCCGGGCCCGGCGATCCCGGCCGACCGCTCGGATCGCCCGCCCGATGGGGAAATCCGGAACCTCGCATCCTCCCGGGACCATTACTCGAGGGCGGTGATCGGCGGCGATTCGGGCCGGAGAGGGGAGGTCCTTTGGGGATCGAGCGGCACGGCAAGGTGGCCCGGGAGTTCCGGACGCTCATGCAGCTGGGGGCCGTCGGCGTCCGGACCGACGGGCAACTCCTGGAGCGGTACGTCGCCGGGGGCCCGGCGGCCGAGGGCTGCTTCGCCGAGCTGGTCGAGCGGCACGGGCCGATGGTGCTGCGGGTGTGCCGGTCGATCCTCGGCGACGGGCCCGACGCCCTCGACGCCTTCCAGGCCACCTTCCTCGTCCTCGTCCGACGGGCCCGGTCGCTGTGCGTCCGGGATTCCCTCGGGCCCTGGCTGTACCAGGTCGCCTGGCGGGTGGCCCGGTGTGCCCGCAAGGATGAGGCCCGTCGCCGTCGCCTTGAGCGGCAGGCGGCGGGGCGGAAGGCGACCTCGGAGGACGCCCCGATGCCCGACCCCGACTCGGACGCCATCCTCTTCGAGGAGCTCGCCCGGCTGCCGGACCGCTACCGGGTGCCCCTGGTGCTCTGCGACCTGGAGGGACAGCCCCAGGAGCTGGCGGCGCGGCACCTCGGCTGTGCGGTCGGGACGATCAAGAGCCGGCTCTCCCGGGGGCGGGAGACGCTCCGGGCCCGGCTCGCCCGCCGCGGCCTGGCCCCGACGGCCGCCCTCGGGGCGGGCGTGCCGGTCATCAAGTCGTCTGCCGGCTCGGGCCTGCCCGCCGCGCTGGCGGAATCGACGATCACGCTCGTGGCGAATCAGGCGATGGGAGGACTGGCCCCCGTCGCGGTCTCCGCCCTGGCGGAAGGAGTGTTGACGATGATGCTGTTCTCGAAGATCCGGCTGCTGGCGATCCCGGGGCTGGCGACCGCCGTCCTGGCCTCCGGGATCGCGGTGTTCGCCCAGGCCGGGGATGACGGCCCCGACGACGGGGAGACGGCGCAAATCGAGCCGCGTCCGGACCCGGTGCCGGTCGAACCGGAGGCCGATCCCCAGGTGCCGACCTTCGAGGCCGAGCGCGGCCCCTTGACCGTGACCGTCAAGGAACGCGGCAACCTCGAGAGCACGAACGACCTCGAAGCCAGGAGCGAGATCGAGGGGCAGACCACCATCATCATGATCCTGCCCGAGGGGACCAAGGTGGTGAAGGACCAGCTCGTCTGCGAGCTGGACTCGGCGCCCCTGACCGACAACCTGGCCAACCAGCAGATCACCACCGAGCGGGCCCAGGCCGACTACTCCAATGCGATCAAGACCCGGGAAGTCGCCGAGATCAACGTCGAGGAATACCTCAAGGGCCTGTTCCCGAGGAGACTCGGGGCGATCGACGGTCGGATCGAGCTGGCCAGGGCCGAACTCGGGCTCGAGCGGGCCCGCCTCGAATCCCTCGAGGCGGGGGAGGCGACGGGGCTGGAACTGCACGCGGCGAGGGTCGAGGTCCAGAGGGCAGAACTCGCC carries:
- the asnS gene encoding asparagine--tRNA ligase, which encodes MPTTSIRSLLAGDVPLGSTVTIEGWIRTRRDSKAGLSFLQVNDGSGFDPIQVVAEASLPNYQEQVAHLTTGCAVAVEGKLVPSQGKGQSVEVKAHRVEVVGRVDDPDTYPVSAKRHTFEYLRTVAHLRPRTNTFGAVARVRHALSMAVHSYFHDHGFFWIHTPIITASDAEGAGAMFRVSTLDLANPPRLEGGGIDSSADFFGRPSYLTVSGQLNVEAYCLALSKVYTFGPTFRAENSNTTRHLAEFWMIEPEIAFADLDDDADLAEDFLKSILRTLLDERGDDMAFFADRIDKDCVRRVESFVESSFERMDYGDAIKTLEAAIDRGKRFEFPVSWGADLQSEHERYLTEEHVGRPVVVMNYPKEIKAFYMRLNDDGRTVAAMDVLAPGIGEIIGGSQREERLDVLDARLDESSLDRDAYSWYRDLRRYGTVPHAGFGLGFERTIQYVTGMANIRDVIPFPRTPGNADF
- a CDS encoding sigma-70 family RNA polymerase sigma factor, which translates into the protein MGIERHGKVAREFRTLMQLGAVGVRTDGQLLERYVAGGPAAEGCFAELVERHGPMVLRVCRSILGDGPDALDAFQATFLVLVRRARSLCVRDSLGPWLYQVAWRVARCARKDEARRRRLERQAAGRKATSEDAPMPDPDSDAILFEELARLPDRYRVPLVLCDLEGQPQELAARHLGCAVGTIKSRLSRGRETLRARLARRGLAPTAALGAGVPVIKSSAGSGLPAALAESTITLVANQAMGGLAPVAVSALAEGVLTMMLFSKIRLLAIPGLATAVLASGIAVFAQAGDDGPDDGETAQIEPRPDPVPVEPEADPQVPTFEAERGPLTVTVKERGNLESTNDLEARSEIEGQTTIIMILPEGTKVVKDQLVCELDSAPLTDNLANQQITTERAQADYSNAIKTREVAEINVEEYLKGLFPRRLGAIDGRIELARAELGLERARLESLEAGEATGLELHAARVEVQRAELALDDAEGEKQVLVNYTREKQVKSLEGDVEKAKADELARKSAFELDKEREERLRRMIEKCKIYAPGNGIVVYHQEGGRWGSQEGPSIREGATVRERQTIFKLPDIDTLRVNTKVHESMIDQVRPGQVARIRVDAFPNETLVGRVIEVKPLPDPVSTFSTDVKVYTTLVEIEDGHEGLRPGMTAEVTILIKRQDDVISIPTQSVIIYGGNHHVWVQGPDGSWENRAVEVGANNSTYVEVTEGLVEGDRVALDPRAVMTEAEMREAFGAEDDGKASDDEGNWSEEEVARAEAASRTPAPRPPGGADTAPSPSLFRKFQNISAEDRQMLREASDEEKKEIMKKAGFTDAEIRQMDQMRRRMSGGGGPGSGGP